The DNA window TTCGTAAACTGGACATATTATATGCACTTGGTCAAATTCAAAGGCTAGATTTCCCTTATTCACGTCAATAATGTGATCAGTGTTGTCAATCCGAAATCTGTATAAAAATtcacataaattgcaattatttttttattattattttattgcaactaaacaaaataatatataggTAAAATCTATacgataaaaaataattttattaataatataaggtattcatttgaattacttGCATGCCCCTCTTGTTATACACGCTACCACCATATGggagaagggtattataattttgtggtGCAGGTTATTTATACAATAGATAAAATGAGGCATCTCCGatttgatcagcatcaatagatGGATCGATATAgtcatgtctgtctgtccttcCATATAAACATCGAGATTACACgcacaatataccaactttgtcgttatcgataacaattcGATATATGGATCGCGACAGCACTGTCAGTTGGTTTGTGCGGCCACATCTGCCATCAACAGTGACTATTCGATATGGTGCTTCCAACAACTTAGGTGACatggtacatatgtatatacatggTACATGGTACATGGTATATACCATATTCTCTGCCAAAACTACTAAGGCCCGTCGTAGTAAGTAtgcgcttttgcccatacaaaagtatttctttaataacttgacattttttatctgatcgcaaccaagtTTTCAGGAAtcttaaatactatagtttttattgtgtGTACCAAAAAtcttttgtcgatttgcggtgaggaagtgggcgtggcaaaaatggaaacaaacttgatctgcctGCAAACATATCAAGTGCTGTCGAATAAAATTGCATCTGCATCTTTTATGGTGTGCTAGATCCAGAGCTTCAAACGGATAGTCGGGCAAGACTATATCGTCTGGGCTATTGCCCCTGATCAAGAagaaatatactttataggatgcctccttctgcctgttacatacatctCCTCCGGCcttttgggtagcgggtataaaaatattatagagAACTCGCACAATAGTAGCAAAAAGTGCACAAAAACATATCTATAAATGTGCAAACGCATTTGCATCATGTATTTCCATATTGCAAAGGCTATCATGAAAAATTTTCAAGATACCTATACAACGGAAGTGTTCCTATCAAGACATGGACGAGGATGTGGATGAGGGTGGAAATAAGGTGTTTGCCCCGACTCTTTGTGCGTGCACAATTTCCTTGTCAAGCCcctgttgcaagttgcaactgaAGTGCGTGGTAATGCGTATACATAGCAGTAACTTGCGTCCAAGGGAGAAACgcctacatacatacatacatacatacgtaattttatatatttacgtCTTAAACTTTTTGATGATTAAACGTTTGATTCCCAAcaaatatatctttttttcAACAGACAAGATGACCTAACATTTgtatatctttaaaaaaaaatgttaattccGCAAGCACAACTTTTTGACACATGTAGCAATGGAAATTTcagatattttattaaattgcattttaatttgtataaatgtgcatgtacatatattggtataaatgttgtgtatttgcagtattttttctAGAATAACCATGAATGACAATATTCGTGGTTTTTAATACATGCATCTAGTAACCTcgttaataaatcaaataattaaaaattactcACATGCTGTTCGACGTGTTCCAATGCATGTAAAATGTTTTAGCACAGCTAGTCATTGTCGAAAGTAGAACGGTTTCTATGCAGATGATTGTGAGGAAAGTGACGAACGAagtggcgcccaacgtgggtATCGGCACTAACATTTTAAATCGCGCTTGAGTGGTCTTCTTCCTTTGCTTggtgttgccattgttgctgaTGGTGTTATTGGTGCTATCCGTAATCCTCCTCCGGTTGTTTTCTACATTTAGAGTAGATGCCATAATCTTGGTGGAAGTATGTTCTGTCGGCTGCTCGGTATCTTCCTGAATTTGAGGTTCTTGTTGGGGCTTATTATGGTTAATGCCAATATCGTAGTGCCTATGATTAATTTGAGGGATCATCCCACTGGACACAAGTTCAGAGACAACAGTTTCCTTGGATTTAGTCTTGCATTTACTTTTGGATTTTCGATGCATCGTTGGGTTTAAACGTGATGTTGTTCTAGTTTGATTTCGATCTCGCTCTTTTGCTGACGTGCGTGTACAGTTATCAAAGGCTGTAGATCGAAATGCATTTGTAGTTTTGCTAATTCTTATTCCAGGCACCTGACAATCCCGCCAATCGTGAATCCCAGTTGGTGATTGGCAGTACTTCATGCAGTAGCACTGCGATGATGACGACAATGTGACTGATAATAAACCATTACCATTAGTCGCTACTCTCGAGTGTGATTGTTCTCGACttgttacttgttttaatgttggtattggtattggtattggtattgacatcgagtttgtttttttggcgACTACAACCACTTGATTATAATGGTTTACTGATGCTGCTACCATCGACTTCTCATTATTGTGGGTTGTCGGCTTGTGCATACCCGTCGATACTTGTTGCGTCTCGTTTGATGTATTGATATTAACTTCGTTATGGAGTTTGAAACTTTAGCAAATGTCAAGTTCTACCATTAAGCCACACAATTAAATTTGGATCCGGAAACATGTCGACCTTCtataagaaacaatttaagaagcgttatatttaaatcaatattctAACTCGATTGCTAGATAATAATGAACAAACAAAATAGTAATTTTGgaagtaaaaaacaaaacaaaaaaaatcgttCGAATATTAgtgattttaaaaaaatatcacATCAATATAAAAATGGGTTCCTTCataattatgcatatatttttaaaaattagtgAATAATATAACGTTTTGACGGTGTATATGACAAtatgattaattaattaattatgaaattcaGAAATTGTCTTCACTGAACATCTTTCATTAAATGTCAAATTCCAATGATTTTACTAGCTGTATGGGATTATTCtgttagttatttaataaactttcCCATTTAACAACAGCTAACGCAATCATACACCACACAATcaacatatgtatttatgttcactaatttttaatttagaacCTTGATTGACATGCGTTCAGTGTATAATGTTAATTGCATTCAAGTTATAAAAGCAATTACATGACCATTCTATTCTTTGTTCAATCCTGACTTTTATGGCTTGTTTTGGCAggataatttttgttgttgctgccttacACTAGGGGTTCTCTCTCACTCattctcttgctctctctcgaTTTTCCTCCCCCCTAAAAACAGACTCAATTTTTTTAACATCGAACGTGACGATTTTCTGTATACACACATCATATAATACATTTGCACGCACACTCGTATAAACGGGCATACACAGCCGCAGAAATCTATGAGTGTATTCCCCAACTCTGTAAACttctcttatttttattaggaATACTTTACAAATGATTTGCAGATATGCGGCACGGgcatattattgtataaacaaattacaattattctAGGAGTAAATTCTAACACTCAATACAGAACTTTAGACACTTTTGAGCCATATTGCAATTCATACATAATggtaatatattttacttgGCACTGACTGAATCACATCTTTCTATTGAAACAggttaatattaatattatattatttatcaccaccacatacatatttcaaaattttttcacttaatataaataattttaaaaattgatgtCGTATTTAATGAGCTATGCTAAGCGTAAAAAGAATAATACGGAGCATTCAGTGTGGTAGTGTATCAGAAAAGTATCTGTATCTAAAAGCTATTTTTAAGACAAGTATTTTTTAGATACATCAGTATTTCTTCGCTTCGATTGAATATTTAAGTAAAACCAAAACCACTTCTGTGACTTAGCAGTTAAATAAATCGAGTGAATTtcgcataaaaataaattacagtcGTGTGCATTTAATAAGTTGATTTTTGCATTCGCTTAGTTTTAtcgaatatatttaattattaaaaagtttagaatatattttcagtagAAAACTTGTGAAAgcttatattaattatatgtttaaaatttttatttttttttgagaacaatcattactttataatatactaattatggatgtggtatatttttgatattttttgtcaaaaaatattccatttttaaatttagttttcagTCACTCTGCATTCGTCTCATCAGCTGTTAGAACATtgggtttttcttttatagcATTGTTTGAGTGAAGGGTCAACTAACTgttttaaacttaaaaaatgcTTAGCAATATTGTAAAGCGGTCGGCGAGTGTCGGAATTCACTTTTTGAAAGGTCAATCGCAGATTACAGCGGCTGGTGGCAGTGTGCTTAGGTAGGCAAAAGAAGCCTACGCTTACATAATCAATATCCATACTTATGGCGCTcaaatttgctttattttagtACGAATCAATACAGAGGAGCAGCTAAATGGTATCCAGATCCTGAATTTATGAAACAATTTAGCGGTCCAGTGATGTATCCAGATGAAGTTACCGCACTGTGGCAAGTGCCCCCATGGAACAGTATGTTTAGTCCACGTTTACATCAATATCACGTTTGTATCTGTAAAAACTTAATCTTCGATTACAGGCAAAGTTGTACCCGTTGAGAAATCGGTTCGCAATTTGACCTTAAATTTTGGCCCCCAGCATCCGGCAGCCCACGGTGTTCTACGTCTTGTGCTTGAGCTTGATGGCGaggttattattatatttttcgttattattattattatgaattgCCGTATTTGCCAATCTGTATTACTTACAGACGGTGATGCGAGCAGATCCCCATATTGGTCTCCTGCATCGTGGCACTGAGAAGTTAATCGAGTACAAGACCTATACACAAGCACTGCCATACTTCGATCGTTTGGATTACGTGTCGATGATGTGCAATGAACAATGCTACTCACTGGCCGTTGAGAAGCTACTCAACATCGAAGTTCCTCTGCGTGCCAAATACATTCGAAGTAGGTatcttaatttttgttttatttagtaAGGCATCGACCttgttatttttcaaataccAACCAAATTATCATATTATCTTAACTtaaatgcacttgaaatcGGAGACCAACGAGGTCGTGGGTGGATCATACGATGGTAGGAAAATAAATTGGATGCTTGTGAGCCACAAAATGTTGACCTTTTGCCTTTTGGATACTCAGCCATAAGTTTTAAGCTATTAGACTGAATATGCAAAGCATTAAACTGATCATTTATCTTCTTCAAGTTACCGATCAGATTAATGATTATATGGTCCATGACTCACAACACATAACACTAGCCCTGAATAACCAATagcttattatttttttttatacccgctccccatagggtagaagggtattataactttgtgtcggcaggaaatgtatgtaacaggtagaacgaggcatctccgaccctataaagtatatatattcttgatcagcgtcaacagctgagacgatctagccatgtccgtctgtgtgtctgtccgtctatccgtacactggatctcagagactataagagatagagctataattttcgagagcatttgttatgtttgcacgcagatcaagtttgtttcaaatttttgccacgccccccttccgcccccgcaaatcaaaaaaatcgaataacaagtgtaattttaaagctagagttgcgaatttatttggtatatacaataattactatagtagttacgattcctgaaaatttggttgcgatcagataaaaagttgtcaaagttattaaagaattacttttgtatgggcaaaaacgcctacttactaggggtcttagttgctgtggctgacaatctggtatattgtgacgtctatggtatattttgagtgcggtactatatcgatataccaaatataccatttggtatttgttggtatttttacagtatattcggtatattttgagaaaaataccgcaaaatatacttcttttattcaaaatgggtagcgggtatctcacagtcgagtacactcgactgtagctttcttacttgttttttggttttacaaATGCCCAAATTCCCACAGGTCAGTCAGCACACTCGACTAAAagctattttaatattgtatatataacgcaaacaagtaagaaagctacagtggaatgtgctcgattgtgagatacccgctgcccattttgaataaaagcaaaatattgcggtattattttttaaaatataccaaaaatactggaAACATGCCAAGTGGTATgcttggtatatcgatatagtacataccacattgaaaatataccatagacggcggaatataccagattttaaGTTAAAGCAACTatgacccctagtaagtaggcatttttgcccatacaaaagtatttcatcgcaaccaaattcaggaattataattactatagttatgattgaatataccaaaactcgcGAGTCTAGCttgttacgcttgttattcgatttttgtttatttgcgggggcggaagtgggcgcggcaaaaatttgaaacaaacttgatctgcgtgcaaacataaaaaatgtcgaaaaaaaattatagctctatctcttatagtttctgagatccagtgtttcctacggacagacagacggacagtcgaatatggctagatcgtctcggttgttgacgccggtcaagaatatattactttatggggtcgtAGATGCCTTCTGCCTGTAAaatgccggcacaaagttataatacccttctaccggAAGCCAGCATAATAACCCGATTTTGTTTTCGTGGTAGACAACATACCGATATTATTGAGTTATGttcataaacaatttacattgtaaaaaaatatgaatattaatttaaacataaaaaatttaatttaaaaaacaaattgtctGTTGATTATAGATTGtctatacaaaaaacaaaaaaacaacgacttatttcaaattcaaaattattaataattgaattgtaaaacaaatctttttttttataactgGTGACTTTAATGACCTTGCATCTTctaagttcaaatatttgctgtatatatatatacatacatataccaGAAATTGAATAcgttattttattatttattacatttataataatatatatatatatatatatataataatgggaaaaatatgatttttcaATGACAGAATCGCAGACAATGGTGATGATCCATACAATACTTAATGCTTTAGGTGtatagataaaaatatattaaacatgCCTATTTTGAAACAGCGATCCATatctatttgttttttcttaattACAGAGACGCCAGCTATCGATGGCACAATCGATAGTATTTGGGTCACTATCGGAAGTGTCTGTTGCTATGGATTGTGGCTCGATAGCGACAACCATCGATAGTGTCGATAGTGATATCGATTGTTTTCCACTTCTAGTAGAAAAAAAggcatttactttttttttcggcaaAACGAGCTTGATCGTTTTACAAATCGAAAGAATCTTGTGAATATGAAAAGGAGAGtacaaatttttttctttatttaaatgaataatatagAATATGCAATTAAGAAAAAAGCAGCAATATCAGGATTAATAGgtacggtattattttcaaaatacacAACATTTAGAGGCGCTGTCAATCTGATAAAACTCATTGACCTCAAAGGAAGGGATAATTTTCTGAATTTTTAGGGCAACAATACTGTCGTTAAATGCTTCACATTTTAGTCATCAACAAACGAAATTCATTCTGGTATATACAGGCACCCAGCATTTTGTACTACAACAGAAAAACATGTTTGTTGAAAATAtggaaatcaattaaattcaccggtaaaataaaatttgatgtTGCATTTTGATAcagattaaaataaaacaataaatactgTATCTAATTTGTCGATATCACTTAATTggttaattttgttaaatctttttttttcattgcaGCACTGTTTGCTGAATTAACTCGCATTCTCAATCATATCATGGCCGTAGGCACTCATGCCTTAGACGTTGGTGCGCTGACTCCGTTTTTCTGGCTTTTTTGAAGAACGTGAGAAAATGATGGAATTCTATGAACGTGTTTCAGGCGCCCGCATGCATGCCGCTTATATTCGACCAGGCGGAGTCTCAttagtaatttaaatatttatacatttaatatatccTTAACGTCGAAACAATTTTTTGCAGGATATGCCATTGGGTTTAATGGAtgatatttatgaatttgCATCTAAGTTCTCTGAACGTTTAGATGAGGTCGAGGATGTGCTTAGTACGAACCGTATATGGGTACAACGAACTGAAGATATTGGTATTGTGTCAGCTGAGGAAGCTCTCAACTATGGCTTCAGTGGCGTTATGCTAAGAGGTTCGGGCATCAAATGGGATTTGAGAAAGCAACAACCATATGATGCTTACCACTTGGTTGACTTTGATATACCAATCGGTACAAAAGGCGATTGCTATGATCGATATCTATGTCGCATTGAAGAGATGCGCCAATCACTGCGCATTATCGATCAGTGCTTAAATCAAATGCCGCCCGGTGAAATTAAGACGGATGATGCTAAAGTTACGCCGCCCACGCGCTCTGAAATGAAGACATCGATGGAAGCCCTCATCCaccattttaaattatttacccAGGGTTATCAAGTACCGCCTGGTGCGACTTATGCAGCCATTGAAGCTCCAAAGGGTGAGTTCGGCGTTTATTTGGTAGCCGATGGCTCAAGCCGCCCATATCGCTGCAAGATTAAAGCCCCCGGATTTGCTCATTTGGCTGCACTTGAAAAAATTGGAAAGCAACATATGTTGGCCGATGTTGTTGCAATTATTGGCACtcttgatgttgtttttggcgAAATTGATCGATGAACTTTTGATTCAATACAGTTTTTGGTTATACAATGAATTgtaaacaatacaaataaataaatcttagtCAAATCATTAACGCCAATTTGATATAAGTTGAAAAATGCTTGTAAAACTGAAAgtacaaaactatttatatataagcATTAACAATATAAGGGTAATTCTCTGGCgaaaatgtcgcgtgcgacgCCATCTTCATCGCCAAActtcaaattttgaaatttctcGAAGAAGCTCTGGGGTTCCAGCCGTAGCATTTGGCTTTTCTGGGGCTGCAATAATGATGTAAAAGTAAACTTTTTTAGCTTCAAAATGTGAAGAAAAGCAAGAGTCAGAAAAGCCGAGCGCTGCGGCATCCGCTGTTtccataataaaaaaaacatttataacaTCTACTTAATTTCAAAGTGTTTTATTTCCCTATTTCGTTGGAACTTACTAAGAGGATGACAGCCACTTACCGACTAATATACGCAGCACTTACACAGCTCATCTCTGGAACATAGTTCTCAGTTCTCCCTTTACTAGTGAGAAAAAGCGGCCGCTTAGTCTAAGCTTTCGTTTTAAGCATATTTATAAGAATATCCTAAACTTAGTAAAGTGCACATAGAAGTGAAGCTTTTACGATTTGGCAGCAAGTGTTCTTCCAAAACGTTGAAACCAGCATGCGGTCCCCTACATCAACAGTTCGTTTCTGCTGTCCATATTCTATATACCAGataataaagcaaagcaataaACACCTAAAAGCTGCAGTCGCTTTTCACTATtataatgtataaaatttttcTGAAATAAATTCTAAGTAATCTAATGCGCCTTTAACTATAAAAATTCACTcgaaaataattgcaattcgAAAGTCTAAGTTTTCATACGGacaagaataaatatatagacaTTTTAGAGGCTGTCTATAAAGTAAGTAAGTACCTTAGAGATAGGGGTCGTTGAGTTGAGTATGATTGATTATTTGGGGGGCTTTGGATGTTCATTGGATCCCTTAATCATTTTATAAGAATcttttatattaaaagtatttgttaatattaaaCTGCTTTGTTTATCTTAATGTTGTACTGCAGCCGCACAAAATTGAGCATCACGATCGTAAGATTACCCAGTAAGccatattgtatatacaatgAGCTCATCTTAATTAGATACTTTTGTGGAATGAGAAGCTTTCTTAATAACTCAAGCTGCCAAAAAGGTAGCAGAACAcctgttaaataataaaatataaaaattttttcaaaatttgtgtAGCGCCTATGCTCGAATAGTCCATCATCTTCATTTGTAACAAAGGTGCAACTATTCTGAATATATTTAGCCGAAGTCGTTTTGTTGTCCagcctttttatacccgcgacccataggatagaagagtattataactttgtgg is part of the Drosophila nasuta strain 15112-1781.00 chromosome 4, ASM2355853v1, whole genome shotgun sequence genome and encodes:
- the LOC132794843 gene encoding LOW QUALITY PROTEIN: NADH-ubiquinone oxidoreductase 49 kDa subunit (The sequence of the model RefSeq protein was modified relative to this genomic sequence to represent the inferred CDS: deleted 1 base in 1 codon) gives rise to the protein MLSNIVKRSASVGIHFLKGQSQITAAGGSVLSTNQYRGAAKWYPDPEFMKQFSGPVMYPDEVTALWQVPPWNSKVVPVEKSVRNLTLNFGPQHPAAHGVLRLVLELDGETVMRADPHIGLLHRGTEKLIEYKTYTQALPYFDRLDYVSMMCNEQCYSLAVEKLLNIEVPLRAKYIRTLFAELTRILNHIMAVGTHALDVGALTPFFWLFEEREKMMEFYERVSGARMHAAYIRPGGVSLDMPLGLMDDIYEFASKFSERLDEVEDVLSTNRIWVQRTEDIGIVSAEEALNYGFSGVMLRGSGIKWDLRKQQPYDAYHLVDFDIPIGTKGDCYDRYLCRIEEMRQSLRIIDQCLNQMPPGEIKTDDAKVTPPTRSEMKTSMEALIHHFKLFTQGYQVPPGATYAAIEAPKGEFGVYLVADGSSRPYRCKIKAPGFAHLAALEKIGKQHMLADVVAIIGTLDVVFGEIDR